In the Chroococcidiopsis sp. SAG 2025 genome, one interval contains:
- a CDS encoding DUF6464 family protein yields MEPDLLTEVILTHPRQSLGKVMLDWTPQPGNYLDLEGKTYAVLERRHRYQLKAGRYRLNKIALYVQSAARPAEKSFVEGRWVIGDASCRFNAHSELIRCAVNPEGPCDRCRYYETHM; encoded by the coding sequence ATGGAACCAGATTTACTAACCGAGGTTATTCTGACGCATCCGCGTCAGTCCCTCGGCAAAGTTATGCTCGATTGGACTCCCCAACCAGGGAACTATTTAGATCTAGAAGGAAAAACCTACGCTGTTTTAGAACGTCGCCACCGCTATCAATTGAAAGCGGGGCGTTATCGTTTAAATAAGATTGCACTTTACGTACAGTCAGCGGCACGACCAGCAGAGAAAAGTTTTGTTGAGGGACGCTGGGTAATTGGCGATGCTAGCTGTCGCTTCAACGCCCATTCTGAGTTGATCCGTTGTGCGGTAAACCCAGAGGGACCCTGCGATCGCTGTCGCTATTATGAAACCCATATGTAG
- a CDS encoding helix-turn-helix domain-containing protein, producing MPAPLRIVLTESEDRTLSELRVAKTVAQRTRDRAQMLRLNAQGWVVPAIAEIFECQEQTVRETIRRWQQQGLGGLWDASGRGAKAKWQEADMAYLEQCLEQEARTYNSRRC from the coding sequence ATGCCTGCTCCTTTACGTATCGTTTTGACAGAGTCAGAAGACCGGACGTTGAGTGAACTTCGGGTTGCCAAAACCGTTGCTCAACGTACCCGAGATCGAGCACAAATGCTTCGACTCAATGCTCAAGGATGGGTAGTGCCAGCGATTGCCGAAATTTTTGAGTGCCAAGAGCAGACAGTGCGCGAAACCATCCGCCGTTGGCAGCAGCAAGGGTTAGGTGGATTATGGGATGCTAGTGGACGAGGAGCTAAAGCCAAATGGCAAGAAGCAGACATGGCCTACCTAGAACAATGCCTAGAGCAAGAAGCCAGAACCTATAATAGTCGGCGTTGCTGA
- a CDS encoding sugar transferase, translating to MPYYLPNSDVEKFADRHFIRYQVLPGMTGLWQVSRSNSDDYEIDKVVSLDIKYMENWSLWLDIQILLKTIAVVLGRKGAY from the coding sequence ATGCCCTACTACTTACCAAACTCAGATGTAGAGAAATTTGCCGATCGCCATTTTATCCGCTACCAAGTTTTACCTGGTATGACTGGTTTATGGCAAGTTAGTCGGTCTAATAGTGATGATTATGAAATCGATAAGGTTGTCAGTCTAGATATCAAGTATATGGAAAACTGGTCGCTGTGGTTGGATATCCAAATCCTACTCAAAACGATCGCGGTAGTACTGGGTCGCAAAGGTGCGTACTAA
- the purH gene encoding bifunctional phosphoribosylaminoimidazolecarboxamide formyltransferase/IMP cyclohydrolase, with translation MARLALLSVSDKTGLIDFARSLVEEFGFEIVSSGGTAQAIKAAELPVTKVADYTGSPEILGGRVKTLHPRIHGGILARRDVPQDVTDLEANNIRPFDLVAVNLYPFEQTIAKPDVSLAEAVEQIDIGGPAMIRAAAKNFAHLTVLCEPAMYATYLQELRQQGEVSFEFRAACAQKAFWHTSNYDRAIASFLGARSEERGVREELPKRFTLIGEQVQALRYGENPHQPAAWYQTGTTATGWAAATKLQGKELSYNNLVDLEAARRIITEFTDLPAATIIKHTNPCGTALGNTISEAYEKAFNADSVSAFGGIVALNRAIDTATATALTKTFLECVVAPECEPEAREILASKSKVRILMLPNVETFHETSLHTIKAIAGGFLVQASDDMVADTKQWQMVTEKQPTPAQLEELLFAWKVCKHVKSNAIVVSRDRATIGVGAGQMNRVGSVQIALEQAGEKAQGAVLASDGFFPFDDSVKTAAAAGITAIVQPGGSLRDADSVKAANELGIVMVLTGVRHFLH, from the coding sequence ATGGCACGTTTGGCGCTGCTGAGTGTATCTGATAAAACAGGGCTGATCGATTTTGCCCGTAGTTTGGTAGAAGAATTTGGTTTTGAAATTGTGAGCAGCGGCGGAACGGCTCAAGCCATTAAAGCAGCAGAACTACCAGTGACTAAAGTTGCAGATTACACTGGTTCGCCAGAAATTCTCGGCGGGCGCGTCAAAACTCTTCATCCTCGGATTCATGGTGGCATTTTAGCACGGCGGGATGTACCGCAAGACGTGACAGATCTAGAGGCTAACAATATCCGCCCTTTCGATCTGGTGGCAGTCAATCTCTATCCCTTCGAGCAAACGATCGCCAAGCCTGATGTGAGTTTAGCAGAAGCAGTAGAACAAATCGATATCGGTGGTCCCGCAATGATCCGGGCAGCGGCTAAGAATTTTGCCCATTTAACCGTATTGTGCGAGCCAGCAATGTACGCAACATATTTGCAGGAATTACGCCAACAAGGGGAAGTCTCATTTGAATTTCGCGCCGCTTGCGCCCAAAAAGCCTTTTGGCATACATCGAATTACGATCGCGCGATCGCTTCTTTTTTAGGAGCGAGGAGTGAGGAGCGAGGAGTGAGGGAAGAACTACCTAAAAGATTTACACTGATAGGAGAACAAGTTCAAGCTTTGCGCTATGGGGAAAACCCGCATCAGCCTGCGGCATGGTATCAAACGGGAACGACAGCAACGGGTTGGGCGGCTGCGACTAAACTTCAAGGGAAGGAATTGAGTTACAACAATTTAGTCGATTTAGAAGCAGCAAGGCGAATAATTACAGAATTTACCGATCTCCCCGCAGCAACAATTATTAAACATACAAATCCCTGCGGGACGGCATTGGGAAATACAATTTCAGAAGCTTATGAAAAGGCTTTTAATGCTGATTCAGTTTCGGCTTTTGGGGGAATTGTTGCCTTAAATCGGGCGATTGATACAGCTACTGCTACAGCTTTAACAAAAACATTTTTAGAATGCGTCGTTGCTCCAGAATGCGAACCAGAAGCACGGGAAATTCTGGCGAGTAAATCTAAAGTGAGGATTTTGATGTTACCAAATGTAGAGACGTTCCATGAAACGTCTCTACATACAATAAAAGCGATCGCGGGTGGTTTCTTAGTCCAAGCATCTGACGATATGGTTGCCGACACTAAACAGTGGCAAATGGTGACAGAAAAACAACCAACTCCAGCCCAGTTAGAAGAATTGCTATTTGCTTGGAAAGTTTGCAAGCACGTCAAATCAAATGCAATTGTCGTGTCACGCGATCGCGCTACCATTGGTGTAGGTGCGGGACAAATGAATCGCGTCGGTTCGGTACAAATTGCCTTAGAACAAGCTGGAGAAAAAGCTCAAGGTGCGGTACTAGCTAGCGATGGTTTCTTTCCTTTCGATGATTCAGTCAAAACAGCCGCCGCTGCTGGCATAACTGCGATCGTTCAACCTGGTGGAAGTCTCAGAGATGCAGATTCAGTTAAGGCAGCAAATGAATTGGGAATTGTGATGGTGTTGACAGGTGTAAGGCACTTTTTGCATTAA
- a CDS encoding flippase — MFKPIETISQRLNPQLRKVAVNTGWLFADRLRRMGVGLLVGVWVARYLGTQQFGLLNYATAFVALLTPFATLGLDNIVVREIVRNSSHKDEILGTTFFLKFLGGFVLVGLALISISLLRSGDRLTYWVVSVLSAGVIFQAFDTIDLQFQVQVQSKYTVIAKNLAFIIITFVKVILIQINASLIAFAWVVLLESGLGAIALAINYRMQGYSFWAWRWSLTRAIALLKESWALMLSGLSIMIYMRIDQIMLGQTSGDRAVGLYSAATRISELWYFIPTAICSSGFPTIIEAKGISESLYYQRIKQLLRLMVFLYYSCR; from the coding sequence ATGTTCAAACCAATTGAAACTATTAGCCAGAGATTAAATCCTCAGCTACGCAAAGTTGCGGTAAATACTGGTTGGCTATTTGCTGACCGTCTCCGCCGTATGGGTGTAGGGCTGCTTGTGGGTGTGTGGGTGGCTCGTTATTTAGGAACGCAGCAATTTGGTTTATTAAACTATGCCACTGCGTTTGTAGCTTTGCTAACTCCATTTGCAACTTTAGGTCTAGATAACATAGTAGTTCGTGAAATTGTACGGAACTCTTCACATAAGGATGAAATTCTTGGTACTACTTTCTTTCTCAAATTTCTGGGCGGATTTGTATTAGTTGGATTAGCACTTATTAGCATTTCCCTACTGCGTTCAGGAGATCGGCTAACTTACTGGGTAGTCAGTGTGTTGTCAGCCGGGGTTATTTTTCAAGCTTTTGACACAATTGATTTGCAGTTTCAGGTGCAGGTTCAATCAAAATATACGGTTATTGCTAAGAATCTAGCGTTTATCATTATCACCTTTGTCAAAGTAATTTTGATTCAAATTAATGCATCTCTAATAGCTTTTGCTTGGGTAGTTTTGCTAGAAAGCGGGTTAGGTGCAATTGCGTTAGCGATCAACTATCGAATGCAAGGATATAGCTTTTGGGCTTGGCGTTGGAGCCTTACCCGTGCGATCGCCTTACTAAAAGAAAGTTGGGCGCTGATGCTTTCGGGGTTATCGATAATGATTTATATGCGTATCGATCAGATTATGTTGGGACAAACGAGTGGCGATCGCGCTGTCGGACTTTACTCAGCAGCGACTCGGATCTCCGAACTTTGGTACTTCATTCCCACAGCAATTTGCTCTTCTGGCTTTCCTACAATTATTGAGGCAAAGGGAATAAGTGAGAGTTTGTACTATCAGCGCATAAAACAGCTATTGCGGCTGATGGTATTTTTGTATTACAGTTGTAGATAA
- a CDS encoding DUF937 domain-containing protein translates to MGLFDQIVSAVGNSNQAGSAGQIGAIVNTIQQLSNNTGADPSTLQSVLSLVGGQVRSSLQQQRAVNGEAQARAIVNQYSGTEPSPQAVNTLFSSNQQQQLIQQIAQMTGLNLGSIQQMLPILVPLVLNLLQSGTQTQNPQGGANPVLNAFLDADRDGDVDVADAMQMASRYLSR, encoded by the coding sequence ATGGGACTCTTCGATCAAATCGTCAGTGCAGTCGGTAACTCTAACCAAGCTGGTAGCGCAGGTCAAATTGGTGCTATTGTCAACACGATCCAACAGCTCAGCAACAATACTGGTGCAGACCCTTCTACCCTACAATCAGTATTGTCATTAGTGGGCGGTCAGGTGCGCTCGTCTTTACAACAACAACGTGCTGTTAATGGCGAAGCACAAGCACGGGCGATCGTCAATCAGTATAGCGGCACGGAACCCAGCCCTCAAGCTGTGAATACTCTGTTTTCTTCTAACCAACAGCAACAACTGATCCAGCAAATTGCCCAGATGACAGGACTGAATTTAGGTTCGATCCAGCAGATGTTACCCATACTCGTGCCGCTAGTGCTGAATTTGCTACAATCTGGGACTCAAACTCAAAACCCCCAAGGCGGCGCTAATCCCGTCCTCAACGCTTTTCTAGATGCCGATCGCGATGGGGATGTAGATGTGGCTGATGCAATGCAAATGGCAAGCCGCTACTTAAGCCGATGA
- the fmt gene encoding methionyl-tRNA formyltransferase has protein sequence MKVVFFGTPEFAVPTLEKLLSHPEFDVVAVVTQPDKRRGRGNELIPSPVKSVATARQIPVWQPSRVKKDAETLNLLEQSGSDFFVVAAYGQILSQQILDLPRLGCINVHGSILPKYRGAAPIQWCLYNGETETGITTMLMDAGMDTGAMLLKAYTPIHILDNAYELAARLSTLGADLLIETLMQLASQEIEPIPQDNDEATYAPLIKKENYALDWSKTAIALHNQIRGFYPNCTATFRDRILKILATVPLNAAYTSQLSPDLQHLLHNFSNLSSDRSPGEIVQIVKGIGAVIQTGAGLLLLREVQPAGKRPQSGWDFVNGNRLTVGEVFF, from the coding sequence ATGAAAGTCGTTTTCTTCGGTACTCCTGAATTTGCCGTTCCGACTCTAGAAAAGCTACTCAGTCATCCAGAATTTGACGTTGTGGCGGTTGTCACTCAACCAGATAAACGTAGAGGGCGAGGCAATGAATTAATCCCATCACCAGTAAAAAGTGTTGCGACAGCACGGCAAATACCCGTGTGGCAACCTTCAAGGGTGAAAAAGGATGCTGAAACTCTGAATTTACTAGAACAGTCTGGGTCAGATTTTTTTGTGGTTGCTGCCTACGGACAAATTCTTTCTCAGCAGATTCTCGATCTGCCACGCTTGGGTTGCATTAACGTGCATGGCTCGATTTTACCCAAGTATCGCGGTGCTGCGCCCATACAGTGGTGTTTGTATAACGGCGAGACGGAAACCGGAATTACGACGATGTTGATGGATGCGGGGATGGATACGGGGGCAATGCTTCTGAAAGCATATACGCCGATTCATATCCTAGATAATGCCTACGAGTTAGCCGCCAGACTATCAACGTTGGGGGCAGATTTATTAATAGAAACGCTGATGCAATTAGCAAGTCAGGAGATCGAACCCATTCCCCAAGATAATGACGAAGCAACCTACGCACCTTTGATAAAAAAAGAGAATTATGCCCTCGATTGGTCAAAAACTGCGATCGCGCTGCACAATCAAATTAGAGGTTTCTATCCCAATTGCACGGCTACCTTTCGCGATCGCATTCTGAAAATACTCGCTACTGTACCTCTCAATGCTGCCTATACGTCGCAGCTCTCACCAGATTTGCAGCATCTACTTCATAACTTTTCTAATTTGTCAAGCGATCGCAGTCCTGGGGAGATCGTCCAGATTGTTAAGGGCATAGGAGCCGTCATTCAAACTGGTGCGGGTTTATTATTGTTACGGGAAGTCCAGCCAGCAGGAAAACGCCCTCAGTCAGGCTGGGATTTTGTCAATGGCAACCGCCTCACCGTGGGAGAGGTATTCTTTTAG
- the clpB gene encoding ATP-dependent chaperone ClpB — MQPTNPNQFTEKAWEAIAHTPDIAKAVPQQQIESEHLMKALLEQEGLASSIFNKSGVNVTKLRDRAEQFIQRQPKLAGSVSSVYLGRSLDTLLDRADAYRQEFADEYISIEHLLLAYAKDDRFGRSLFQEFGLDENKLKNTIKQVRGNQKVTDQNPEGKYEALEKYGRDLTEAARQGKLDPVIGRDDEIRRTIQILSRRTKNNPVLIGEPGVGKTAIAEGLAQRIVAGDVPQSLKDRKLIALDMGALIAGAKFRGEFEERLKAVLKEVTESKGNIVLFIDEIHTVVGAGATQGAMDAGNLLKPMLARGELRCIGATTLDEYRKYIEKDAALERRFQQVYVDQPSVEDTISILRGLKERYEVHHGVRISDSAVVAAATLSNRYISDRFLPDKAIDLVDEAAARLKMEITSKPEELDEIDRKILQLEMERLSLEKESDPASRERLGRLEKEVADLKEEQGALNAQWQAEKDVINKIQSVKEEIDRVNVEIQQAERDYDLNKAAELKYGKLTDLHRQLQAAESQLTQTQKTGKSLLREEVTEADIAEVISKWTGIPISKLVETEKEKLLNLEDELHHRVIGQNEAVTAVADAIQRSRAGLADPNRPIASFIFLGPTGVGKTELAKALAAYLFDTEEALVRIDMSEYMEKHAVSRLIGAPPGYVGYDEGGQLTEAIRRRPYSVVLFDEIEKAHPDVFNVMLQILDDGRVTDAQGHTVDFKNTIVIMTSNIGSQYILDIAGDDSRYEEMRSRVMEAMRNSFRPEFLNRIDEIIIFHALQLQELRQIVKLQIQRLEQRLGDRKMSLRLSDAALDFLAEVGYDPVFGARPLKRAIQRELETQIAKSILRNEFNDGDTIFVDVENERLAFKRLPVEILTTQSN, encoded by the coding sequence ATGCAACCCACTAATCCCAATCAATTTACCGAAAAAGCCTGGGAAGCGATCGCCCATACCCCAGATATTGCTAAAGCCGTTCCGCAGCAGCAAATTGAAAGCGAACACTTAATGAAGGCGCTGCTGGAACAAGAAGGCTTGGCAAGTAGTATTTTCAATAAATCTGGTGTTAATGTCACAAAATTACGCGATCGCGCCGAGCAATTTATTCAACGTCAGCCCAAACTTGCTGGTAGCGTTAGCTCTGTTTATCTAGGACGCAGCCTCGATACCCTATTAGATAGAGCTGATGCTTACCGTCAGGAATTTGCTGACGAATACATTTCGATCGAGCATTTGTTGTTAGCTTACGCTAAGGACGATCGCTTCGGTAGAAGTTTATTTCAAGAGTTTGGGTTAGACGAAAACAAACTAAAAAATACGATTAAACAAGTGCGTGGAAATCAGAAAGTGACCGACCAAAACCCAGAAGGCAAATACGAAGCACTCGAAAAGTACGGACGCGACTTAACGGAAGCGGCTCGTCAAGGTAAGCTCGATCCTGTAATCGGACGGGACGATGAAATTCGCCGCACGATTCAGATTTTGTCTCGCCGTACCAAAAACAACCCCGTACTGATTGGCGAACCTGGTGTGGGTAAAACTGCGATCGCCGAAGGCTTAGCACAGCGAATTGTCGCTGGTGACGTACCCCAGTCGCTCAAAGACCGCAAGTTAATCGCCTTAGATATGGGAGCATTAATTGCAGGGGCGAAGTTTCGGGGTGAGTTTGAAGAACGCCTGAAAGCGGTATTGAAAGAAGTCACTGAGTCTAAAGGTAATATCGTCCTCTTTATCGACGAAATTCACACCGTTGTCGGTGCGGGTGCTACCCAAGGGGCGATGGATGCAGGGAACTTACTCAAACCAATGCTAGCGCGGGGCGAACTGCGTTGTATTGGGGCGACAACTCTAGATGAATACCGTAAATATATTGAAAAAGATGCGGCGTTGGAACGACGTTTCCAACAAGTTTATGTCGATCAACCCAGCGTAGAAGACACAATTTCAATTCTGCGCGGTTTGAAAGAACGGTATGAAGTCCACCACGGAGTAAGAATTTCCGATAGTGCTGTGGTTGCAGCGGCTACTTTGTCAAATCGGTACATTAGCGATCGCTTTTTACCCGACAAAGCAATCGACTTAGTAGACGAGGCGGCGGCGCGGTTGAAGATGGAAATCACTTCAAAGCCGGAGGAATTAGACGAGATCGATCGCAAGATTTTGCAATTAGAAATGGAACGCTTATCTTTAGAAAAAGAAAGCGATCCGGCTTCGCGAGAAAGGTTAGGACGGTTAGAAAAAGAAGTTGCCGATCTCAAGGAAGAACAAGGGGCGCTTAACGCTCAATGGCAGGCTGAAAAGGATGTTATTAATAAAATCCAGTCTGTCAAAGAAGAGATTGATCGCGTCAACGTCGAAATTCAGCAAGCAGAAAGAGATTACGATCTCAATAAAGCGGCGGAATTAAAATATGGCAAATTGACCGATTTGCATCGACAATTGCAAGCCGCTGAAAGTCAGTTAACCCAAACGCAAAAAACAGGTAAATCGCTGCTACGGGAGGAAGTTACCGAAGCCGATATCGCTGAAGTTATTTCTAAGTGGACGGGTATTCCAATCAGTAAATTAGTCGAAACTGAGAAAGAAAAACTACTCAACTTAGAAGACGAATTGCACCATCGCGTCATTGGGCAAAATGAAGCAGTGACAGCTGTAGCTGATGCGATTCAGCGATCGCGTGCTGGGTTAGCCGATCCGAATCGTCCGATTGCTAGTTTTATTTTCCTCGGTCCCACGGGTGTAGGCAAGACCGAACTCGCCAAGGCTTTAGCCGCATATCTCTTCGACACCGAAGAGGCGTTGGTACGGATCGATATGTCTGAGTACATGGAGAAACACGCCGTATCGCGTTTAATTGGTGCGCCTCCTGGTTACGTAGGTTATGACGAAGGGGGACAACTGACTGAAGCGATTCGCCGTCGTCCCTACTCTGTGGTGCTATTTGACGAAATCGAAAAAGCACACCCAGATGTTTTCAACGTCATGCTGCAAATTTTAGATGACGGTAGGGTGACGGATGCTCAAGGTCATACGGTGGATTTCAAGAATACCATTGTGATTATGACCAGCAACATCGGTTCGCAATACATTTTAGATATTGCCGGAGATGACTCGCGCTATGAAGAAATGCGCAGTCGGGTGATGGAAGCGATGCGCAATAGTTTCCGTCCAGAATTCCTCAACCGAATTGACGAGATTATTATTTTCCACGCCCTACAATTGCAAGAATTGCGGCAGATTGTCAAGTTGCAAATTCAGCGATTGGAACAAAGACTGGGCGATCGCAAGATGTCGTTGCGTCTTTCTGATGCTGCTTTAGATTTCTTGGCAGAAGTAGGTTACGATCCCGTATTTGGTGCGCGTCCGTTAAAACGGGCAATTCAGCGGGAATTGGAAACGCAAATTGCTAAGTCAATTCTGCGGAATGAATTCAACGACGGCGATACGATTTTTGTCGATGTGGAAAACGAACGCCTTGCTTTCAAGCGTTTGCCCGTGGAGATATTGACAACACAATCTAATTAA
- a CDS encoding IS701 family transposase: MLDTSNVFLTGVALEALSQWSSRLKAFQQKLGKHFARSEARLAAYDYIQALLSPVERKNGWQMAEQVGYSNPYRFQHLLGRAQWNADAVCAEIRKYAVEHLKSETDILAIDETGFLKQGEQSVGVQVQYYGTTGHLENCQVGVFMSYISDKGHTLIDRRLYLPRTWSEDQSKRKKGAVPKSITFATKPQLAQQMLESAFKDGIRPAWFVADEVYGNDGSLWWWLEKTAKQPYILTVSKKQPVVIGWQRYQAQELLPQPDSQLWQRLSCGAGSKGERYYDWAKVPVNCDRSDGFQRWLLFRRSLEHPEDPRVSYYQVFAKSDTTLETMVQIAGQRWRIEECFKFAKDQLGLGEYEVRSWHGWHRHITLVLAAQIFLTVLRHSCEPAIHSSTPPLPLVTTGSLTAFKAARGLLSD; this comes from the coding sequence ATGCTTGATACATCCAACGTGTTTTTAACAGGTGTTGCATTAGAAGCGCTCTCCCAATGGAGCAGTAGATTGAAAGCGTTTCAGCAAAAACTGGGAAAGCACTTCGCTCGTTCTGAAGCACGTCTTGCAGCGTATGACTATATCCAGGCACTACTAAGCCCAGTTGAGCGGAAGAATGGATGGCAAATGGCAGAACAGGTAGGGTATAGCAATCCCTATCGCTTCCAACATTTACTAGGACGGGCGCAGTGGAACGCGGACGCAGTGTGTGCAGAAATTAGAAAGTATGCAGTGGAGCATTTGAAGAGTGAAACAGATATTTTGGCAATTGATGAAACAGGTTTTCTGAAGCAAGGAGAGCAGTCAGTAGGCGTACAGGTGCAGTATTATGGCACAACTGGACATTTGGAGAATTGCCAGGTAGGTGTGTTCATGTCCTACATTAGCGACAAAGGACATACGTTGATCGATCGCCGTTTGTATCTACCGCGCACATGGAGTGAAGATCAAAGCAAACGTAAGAAGGGAGCAGTTCCAAAATCAATCACATTTGCGACTAAACCTCAACTAGCACAACAGATGTTGGAATCAGCTTTTAAAGACGGAATACGTCCCGCCTGGTTTGTTGCTGATGAGGTTTATGGCAACGATGGTTCATTGTGGTGGTGGCTGGAAAAGACTGCTAAACAACCGTATATACTCACGGTCAGCAAGAAGCAGCCTGTAGTTATTGGCTGGCAACGTTATCAAGCCCAAGAACTGTTACCTCAGCCGGACAGCCAGCTGTGGCAACGTCTTAGCTGTGGAGCTGGCAGTAAGGGAGAAAGATACTATGACTGGGCGAAAGTGCCAGTTAATTGTGACAGATCAGATGGTTTTCAACGTTGGTTATTGTTCCGCCGCTCTCTAGAACACCCTGAAGATCCTCGCGTCAGCTACTATCAAGTATTTGCTAAGAGCGATACTACCCTAGAAACGATGGTTCAAATCGCCGGGCAAAGGTGGCGGATTGAGGAGTGCTTTAAATTTGCTAAAGACCAGCTAGGTTTAGGAGAGTACGAAGTTCGTTCCTGGCATGGTTGGCATCGACACATCACCCTCGTCCTGGCTGCTCAAATATTTCTCACCGTCTTACGACACTCTTGTGAGCCTGCTATTCACTCCTCTACCCCCCCTTTACCTCTAGTAACAACTGGCAGTCTAACTGCGTTCAAAGCGGCACGAGGTTTATTGTCCGACTAA